From a single Planctellipticum variicoloris genomic region:
- a CDS encoding DUF3891 family protein, whose product MLVRNAGDDWLLITQGDHARLAADLAAAVAKPPALPGGIVWADVVDAIRHHDDGWFERDARPVWDSDRRRVRNFDEYSLPEATAIWRDSVRRVHALATQPAEWFDRRIDRRLYEWVWCALSAASSPLTWEELAARYIEQVGPPVPEAGLREVVDAMCAAGIALREDFRLALNPWHRPRASLAALWVSSHFDVLAELAEARHADDFVQVAAARVFRADHRRWYEAAETACSGLVSPEEFAELAEIGFRAVQLFDRLSLELCRQTSPFRLEVAVPGWPRLVLRIEGESFGLAPAVLSPLPTTFEVGALRIPKSAEDSAESWDAAVHASGRQLQCWTVIPS is encoded by the coding sequence ATGCTCGTCCGCAACGCTGGCGATGACTGGCTGCTGATCACGCAGGGTGACCATGCGCGACTGGCGGCGGATCTGGCGGCGGCTGTTGCGAAGCCCCCTGCTCTGCCCGGTGGAATCGTCTGGGCCGATGTGGTCGACGCCATCCGCCACCACGATGACGGCTGGTTCGAACGAGACGCCCGACCTGTGTGGGATTCTGATCGCCGGCGGGTCCGCAACTTCGACGAATACTCCCTACCCGAGGCGACTGCGATCTGGCGGGATTCCGTTCGTCGGGTGCATGCCCTGGCCACGCAGCCCGCGGAATGGTTCGACCGTCGCATCGACCGGCGTCTGTACGAATGGGTCTGGTGCGCCCTGTCGGCAGCATCCTCGCCGCTGACTTGGGAGGAACTGGCGGCCAGATATATCGAGCAGGTGGGGCCGCCGGTTCCTGAAGCCGGCCTGCGCGAGGTCGTTGACGCGATGTGCGCCGCGGGGATTGCCCTGCGGGAGGATTTCCGTCTGGCCCTGAATCCGTGGCATCGACCGCGGGCGAGTCTCGCCGCGCTGTGGGTCAGCAGCCACTTCGATGTGTTGGCCGAACTGGCGGAAGCCCGCCACGCCGACGATTTCGTCCAGGTCGCCGCGGCTCGCGTGTTTCGCGCCGACCACCGGCGCTGGTACGAAGCGGCAGAAACCGCATGCTCGGGCCTCGTGTCGCCGGAGGAGTTCGCGGAGCTTGCAGAGATCGGCTTCCGTGCGGTGCAGCTTTTCGATCGGCTCAGTCTGGAACTGTGTCGGCAGACGTCGCCATTCCGGCTGGAAGTCGCGGTTCCCGGCTGGCCGCGACTGGTGTTGAGAATTGAAGGTGAATCCTTCGGCCTTGCCCCCGCAGTGCTCAGTCCCCTGCCGACAACATTCGAGGTCGGCGCGCTGAGAATTCCGAAGTCGGCGGAGGATTCCGCCGAATCGTGGGACGCCGCCGTTCACGCGAGCGGGCGGCAATTGCAGTGCTGGACGGTGATTCCAAGCTAA
- the queC gene encoding 7-cyano-7-deazaguanine synthase QueC, with product MTLATSRPAVVLVSGGLDSATVLALARQQGFQCYALSFDYGQRHRFELEAAARVAAAHRVERHITVPLDLRAFGGSALTDEIAVPKDRGDAEMSEGIPITYVPARNTIFLSVALGWAEVLGASDLFIGVNAVDYSGYPDCRPEFIAAFEQLANLATKSGVEGTACWRVHAPLISLTKGEIIRLGLSHGVDYGLTHSCYDPDPAGRACGHCDSCRLRLKGFADAGIPDPAPYAP from the coding sequence ATGACTCTCGCGACATCCCGCCCCGCCGTGGTCCTGGTCAGCGGCGGACTCGATTCCGCCACCGTGCTGGCCCTTGCCCGCCAGCAGGGTTTCCAGTGCTATGCGCTGTCTTTTGACTACGGTCAGCGGCATCGGTTTGAACTGGAAGCGGCCGCCCGCGTGGCTGCGGCGCATCGCGTCGAGCGGCACATTACCGTTCCGCTCGATCTGCGGGCCTTTGGCGGGTCGGCGCTGACCGACGAAATCGCGGTTCCGAAGGATCGGGGCGATGCAGAGATGTCGGAAGGGATCCCGATTACCTATGTCCCGGCCAGGAACACCATTTTCCTGTCGGTGGCGCTGGGCTGGGCGGAGGTTCTGGGGGCGTCGGACCTGTTTATCGGGGTCAATGCGGTCGACTACAGCGGCTACCCCGATTGCCGGCCAGAATTTATCGCGGCATTTGAGCAGCTTGCGAACCTGGCGACGAAGTCGGGAGTCGAAGGAACTGCCTGCTGGCGAGTCCATGCGCCGCTGATTTCCCTGACCAAAGGGGAGATCATCCGGCTGGGCCTCAGTCACGGCGTGGATTACGGGCTGACCCACAGTTGTTATGATCCAGACCCGGCGGGGCGGGCGTGCGGGCATTGCGACTCGTGCCGGCTCCGGCTGAAGGGCTTTGCCGACGCTGGAATTCCCGATCCTGCCCCCTACGCACCGTAG
- a CDS encoding 7-carboxy-7-deazaguanine synthase QueE gives MSLSLLSPASPRVVLEPAPVEVAVRIAEIFHSIQGEGRFAGTPSVFVRTTGCNLRCWFCDTPYTSWQPEGRHRAVGEILREIRQFDCPHVVLTGGEPLLQPGIVPLSECLRSEGFIVTVETAGTVYRPVAAHLMSVSPKLSHSGPRDAGRWANRHERDRDRPDVLRRLLGEYDTQLKYVIDTPADLEELTGVLAGYPEVRSEQVWLMPQGVTEKDLALREAWLVPAAERLGYRYCPRRHIELFGNVRGT, from the coding sequence ATGAGTTTGTCCCTCCTTTCTCCGGCTTCCCCCCGGGTGGTGCTGGAACCAGCCCCGGTTGAGGTTGCGGTGCGCATTGCCGAGATTTTCCATTCCATTCAGGGAGAGGGACGGTTCGCCGGGACGCCTTCCGTCTTCGTCCGAACGACGGGCTGCAACCTGCGCTGCTGGTTCTGCGATACGCCCTATACGTCGTGGCAACCGGAGGGGCGCCACCGCGCGGTTGGCGAGATCCTGCGGGAAATCCGCCAGTTCGACTGTCCGCACGTCGTCCTCACCGGGGGCGAACCGTTGCTGCAGCCGGGGATCGTGCCGCTGTCGGAGTGTCTGCGGAGCGAAGGCTTTATCGTCACCGTTGAGACTGCGGGAACGGTCTATCGACCCGTTGCCGCCCACCTGATGTCGGTCAGCCCGAAATTATCCCACTCAGGGCCACGCGACGCCGGTCGCTGGGCAAATCGTCACGAACGGGATCGCGATCGACCGGATGTGCTCCGGCGACTGCTCGGCGAATACGACACGCAGCTCAAGTACGTGATCGACACGCCGGCGGATCTCGAGGAGTTGACGGGCGTGCTGGCCGGTTATCCGGAGGTTCGCTCCGAGCAGGTATGGCTGATGCCGCAAGGGGTTACGGAGAAAGACCTGGCGTTGCGGGAGGCCTGGCTGGTCCCTGCAGCCGAGCGACTCGGATATCGGTACTGCCCGCGGCGTCACATTGAGCTGTTCGGGAACGTGCGAGGGACTTGA
- the trxA gene encoding thioredoxin — protein MAGNVLEFTTQNFPKEVLESPQVVMVDFWAPWCGPCRMLAPTIDELATQYAGKIRVGKLNTDDHPDIASEYGISGIPTVLVFKDGQIVDKLIGMQQKAKLESSIQSHL, from the coding sequence ATGGCTGGCAACGTGTTGGAATTCACAACCCAGAACTTCCCGAAGGAAGTTCTGGAGAGTCCGCAGGTGGTGATGGTGGATTTCTGGGCGCCCTGGTGCGGCCCTTGCCGGATGCTGGCTCCGACGATCGACGAACTGGCGACTCAATACGCCGGGAAAATCCGTGTCGGCAAGCTGAATACGGACGATCATCCGGATATCGCTTCGGAGTACGGGATCAGCGGGATTCCCACGGTCCTGGTCTTCAAGGATGGGCAGATCGTCGACAAGCTGATCGGGATGCAGCAGAAAGCCAAGCTCGAATCCTCGATTCAGAGCCATCTGTAG
- a CDS encoding lipopolysaccharide kinase InaA family protein — translation MTSPLTSTTDAVLPPMLKIYQPGDAPGVVGPNILAWDDGRLLVNADFAPLLERCGLTTFDAIGTHPIESVARQVGERVTGRFTLSDGGIEHGFYLKRHGPPRWQEWLKAWLRLTWPVLGARAEWQAMLWFCELGIPAPLPVALGEADGKSFTVATAIEPHIRLDHWSENRACDAESRDPRRRREWLTRLARLVRRMHQAGLHHQDLYLCHLLLTPDRPEEISVIDLGRVRRHRQLSLRWVIKDLSQLHYSSPQASRADRLRFLREYLGRRVTRADRRLMAAVDRKADRIGRHTARHGL, via the coding sequence ATGACTTCACCGCTGACCAGCACAACCGATGCAGTCCTGCCGCCCATGCTGAAGATCTATCAGCCCGGCGATGCCCCCGGTGTCGTTGGCCCGAATATACTGGCCTGGGACGACGGTCGGCTGCTGGTGAATGCGGACTTCGCCCCGCTGCTGGAACGGTGCGGGCTGACGACGTTTGATGCAATCGGCACCCACCCTATCGAATCGGTGGCCAGGCAGGTTGGCGAGCGCGTGACCGGACGATTCACGCTGAGCGACGGCGGTATCGAGCACGGGTTTTATCTCAAGCGACACGGGCCGCCCCGCTGGCAGGAATGGCTCAAGGCCTGGCTGCGGCTGACCTGGCCAGTTCTGGGCGCCAGGGCCGAGTGGCAGGCCATGCTCTGGTTTTGCGAGCTGGGCATCCCAGCCCCGTTGCCAGTGGCGCTGGGCGAAGCCGATGGAAAGTCCTTCACAGTCGCGACGGCGATCGAGCCCCATATTCGACTCGATCACTGGTCGGAGAATCGAGCCTGCGATGCCGAGAGTCGGGATCCACGCCGCCGACGTGAGTGGCTGACTCGGCTGGCTCGGCTGGTCCGGCGAATGCACCAGGCGGGGCTGCACCATCAGGATCTCTACCTGTGCCACCTGCTGCTGACTCCGGATCGGCCGGAGGAGATCTCGGTCATCGATCTGGGACGCGTCCGCCGGCACCGACAACTGTCGCTTCGCTGGGTTATCAAGGACTTGTCGCAACTCCATTACTCCAGCCCGCAGGCGTCGCGGGCAGATCGACTGAGGTTCCTGCGAGAATACCTGGGAAGGCGCGTCACGCGAGCAGATCGGCGCCTGATGGCAGCGGTTGATCGGAAAGCCGACCGGATTGGCCGGCACACCGCCCGGCATGGCCTGTAA
- the rpsD gene encoding 30S ribosomal protein S4, producing the protein MGRYTGPKGRINRRLGAMVFENAGAVRALEKRQNPPGMAQRRRKVSVFGMALADKQKIKYYYGLREAQLRRYFDMARAEKGNTGDHLLAMCERRLDNVVRRAGFTATRLQARQGVVHRHFQLNGKTIDKPSIFVNPGDVITLRNRPNLKTMYRDLVDGSSGSRHTPDWIQFDVKGLEARVVALPTASDCSLPVDIGAVVAHMAR; encoded by the coding sequence ATGGGTCGATATACGGGTCCCAAGGGACGAATCAATCGCCGTTTGGGCGCGATGGTGTTTGAGAATGCTGGTGCGGTGAGGGCGCTGGAGAAGCGTCAGAATCCTCCCGGCATGGCTCAGCGCCGGCGCAAGGTGTCGGTGTTCGGCATGGCCCTCGCCGACAAGCAGAAGATCAAGTACTACTACGGGTTGCGCGAAGCGCAGTTGCGTCGATACTTCGATATGGCCCGCGCCGAGAAGGGCAACACCGGCGATCACCTCCTGGCGATGTGCGAACGCCGCCTGGACAACGTGGTCCGTCGGGCCGGATTCACCGCCACCCGTCTGCAGGCTCGCCAGGGTGTGGTCCACCGCCACTTCCAGCTCAACGGCAAGACGATCGACAAACCCTCGATTTTTGTGAATCCCGGCGACGTGATCACGCTGCGGAACCGTCCGAACTTGAAGACGATGTACCGCGATCTGGTCGACGGGAGCAGCGGCAGCCGCCATACGCCCGACTGGATTCAATTCGACGTCAAGGGGCTGGAGGCTCGCGTGGTCGCCCTGCCGACCGCCAGCGACTGCAGTCTGCCGGTCGACATCGGCGCCGTCGTGGCCCACATGGCGCGCTAA
- a CDS encoding RtcB family protein, whose protein sequence is MNTTQLRKLGVPDDCVNAAIQGIQGAIGQGGCKGREVKDLIRQVLDSPAEFRENPWFGGLAAALIESQDDLRPAPIGYRTWGTEIDPAAHHQMRQACSIPMARGAALMPDAHVGYGLPIGGVLALENAVAPYAVGVDIACRMKLSVLDLAPETLDKGFERYRVAIEKGTRFGIGSEHETPQDHAVLDQDWTVTRITREHRDKARRQLGTSGSGNHFVEFGVLTLEEPSEDLNLPAGQYVALLSHSGSRGPGAAVCNVYSSLAQSQLPRKYADLGRLAWLDLNSEAGQEYWAAMNLMGDFAAANHDVIHRLVSHLLGAHVVAGVENHHNFAWKEIHDGREVIVHRKGATPAGRGVLGVIPGSMADPAFIVRGKGQPESLNSASHGAGRRMSRTQARDKYNFRAVQKDLDAKGIRVISAGADEVPYVYKNILDVMAAQADLVETVGRFDPKIVKMSHDGRAED, encoded by the coding sequence ATGAACACGACGCAACTGCGAAAGCTGGGAGTCCCCGACGACTGCGTGAACGCCGCCATCCAGGGGATTCAGGGGGCAATCGGACAGGGCGGCTGCAAAGGGCGTGAGGTCAAGGACCTGATCCGTCAGGTCCTCGACAGTCCCGCCGAGTTCCGGGAAAACCCTTGGTTCGGCGGCCTGGCAGCGGCGCTCATCGAGTCGCAGGACGATCTCCGTCCCGCCCCGATCGGCTACCGCACCTGGGGGACGGAGATCGACCCTGCCGCGCATCATCAGATGCGGCAGGCCTGCTCGATTCCGATGGCGCGCGGGGCGGCCCTGATGCCCGACGCCCATGTCGGCTACGGACTGCCGATCGGCGGTGTGCTGGCCCTGGAGAACGCGGTCGCTCCCTACGCCGTCGGAGTCGACATCGCCTGCCGCATGAAGCTGTCCGTGCTGGATCTGGCTCCCGAAACGCTCGACAAGGGCTTCGAACGCTACCGCGTTGCGATTGAAAAGGGAACGCGATTCGGGATCGGTTCCGAGCACGAGACGCCCCAGGATCACGCGGTCCTCGACCAGGACTGGACGGTCACCCGGATCACCCGCGAGCACCGGGACAAGGCCCGCCGGCAGCTCGGAACTTCGGGGTCGGGAAACCACTTTGTCGAGTTCGGCGTCCTGACGCTGGAAGAACCTTCCGAAGATCTGAACCTGCCCGCCGGTCAATATGTGGCGCTGCTCAGCCATAGCGGCAGCCGGGGCCCCGGAGCCGCAGTCTGTAATGTCTACAGTTCGTTGGCCCAGAGCCAGTTGCCGCGCAAGTACGCCGACCTCGGCCGCCTGGCGTGGCTCGACCTCAATTCTGAAGCGGGCCAGGAATACTGGGCGGCGATGAATCTGATGGGAGACTTCGCCGCGGCGAACCACGACGTGATCCACCGATTGGTTTCGCATCTGCTCGGCGCTCACGTCGTCGCCGGCGTAGAGAACCACCACAATTTCGCCTGGAAAGAGATCCATGACGGTCGGGAAGTCATCGTCCACCGCAAAGGGGCCACTCCGGCTGGCCGGGGTGTCCTGGGAGTCATTCCGGGCTCGATGGCCGATCCGGCGTTCATCGTGCGCGGCAAAGGCCAGCCGGAAAGCTTGAACTCCGCATCCCACGGCGCCGGGCGCCGGATGAGCCGCACGCAAGCTCGCGACAAGTACAACTTCCGGGCGGTGCAGAAGGACCTTGATGCCAAAGGGATTCGCGTGATTTCGGCCGGAGCCGACGAGGTCCCCTACGTTTACAAGAACATTCTGGACGTGATGGCGGCTCAGGCGGACCTTGTCGAAACGGTCGGCCGCTTCGATCCGAAGATCGTCAAAATGAGTCACGATGGACGCGCCGAAGATTGA
- a CDS encoding MBL fold metallo-hydrolase — protein sequence MLENLPVRTLHFDGLTIEGYSRAAVQSYWRIPELKLGFDLGGSPWDFIGTSTIFITHAHLDHMAALPVYVARRRMMKMEPPTIYVPAENVENVDRMLKIWQRLDRGRMVCNLIGVNPGDEIELSREHVVTTFRTRHTVPSVGYVVWSRRRKLKPEYQGLSGDQIRDIRLSGTEVTAEQRTPIVCYTGDTSPDGLDDYPPVYEARLLITELTFFRPEHRKEKIHKFGHTHLDDLIERKDRFRNELIIAMHFSTRYPTHQIEKAVTKRLPPELRDRMLLWL from the coding sequence ATGCTGGAAAATCTCCCGGTTCGAACTCTGCATTTCGACGGCCTGACGATCGAAGGCTACTCACGCGCGGCCGTGCAAAGCTACTGGCGGATTCCCGAGCTGAAACTGGGGTTCGATCTCGGCGGCAGCCCCTGGGACTTCATCGGCACCAGCACGATTTTCATTACGCACGCCCACCTCGACCACATGGCGGCGCTGCCGGTCTACGTGGCCCGGCGGCGAATGATGAAGATGGAGCCACCGACAATCTATGTCCCGGCGGAGAACGTCGAAAACGTCGATCGGATGCTGAAGATCTGGCAGCGGCTCGATCGCGGACGCATGGTCTGCAACCTCATCGGCGTCAACCCCGGCGATGAGATTGAACTTTCTCGCGAACATGTCGTCACCACTTTCCGCACCAGGCATACCGTCCCCTCCGTCGGCTACGTCGTCTGGTCGCGGCGGCGAAAGCTGAAGCCCGAGTATCAGGGACTCTCTGGCGACCAGATCCGCGATATCCGACTGTCCGGAACGGAAGTCACCGCCGAACAACGGACTCCGATCGTTTGCTACACCGGCGACACATCGCCGGACGGGCTCGACGACTATCCGCCGGTCTACGAGGCCCGGCTGCTGATTACCGAGCTGACGTTTTTCCGCCCCGAGCATCGGAAGGAAAAGATCCACAAGTTCGGGCATACTCATCTGGACGACCTGATCGAGCGCAAAGATCGGTTCCGGAACGAGCTGATCATCGCCATGCACTTCTCAACGCGCTATCCGACGCACCAGATCGAAAAGGCGGTCACGAAGCGACTGCCGCCGGAACTGCGCGACCGGATGTTGCTCTGGCTGTAG
- a CDS encoding DNA-directed RNA polymerase subunit alpha C-terminal domain-containing protein encodes MSVDKAKPAVKAPEPVNVKEMLQNRGPMVADELAQFRRAIAADQVMQTRIEIDALLREVEAGETQSGAIVRAGVGAYLLAQHAIANRILSGVTGDAVGSYVHGLTLLALDKPAEAAEKFAAAAKAGFDSVEATLKRAGAIRLQGRVDEAEQVVRSTGTEGARRAEYSYQMGCILADRGDTYGAIEYFERAVDMDPHHAQALFRLAGENALYGNDSEAIRLYEQSLSKAPYHLGALLNLGLLYEDRGNYPAAAFCFRRILSFDPEHARARMYMKDIEATSDMFYDDDVARNEARLEQLLSRPVTDFELSVRSRNCLASMNIMTLGDLTRTTENDLLQGKNFGETSLVEIRELMAQHGLTVGQNLQAVAKPAHAPGLPVGLPLELSPQEQQLLSSAVSDLQLSVRARKCMARLQIASLGELIQRSPDDLLSTKNFGVTSLNEIRQQLAERGLKLRND; translated from the coding sequence GTGTCCGTAGACAAGGCAAAGCCGGCCGTCAAAGCGCCGGAACCGGTCAACGTGAAGGAAATGCTGCAGAACCGCGGACCGATGGTGGCGGACGAACTGGCTCAGTTCCGCCGCGCCATTGCTGCCGACCAGGTCATGCAGACGCGAATCGAGATCGACGCCCTGCTGCGCGAAGTCGAAGCGGGCGAAACCCAGTCGGGCGCGATCGTGCGGGCAGGCGTGGGTGCTTACCTGCTGGCTCAGCACGCGATCGCCAACCGCATCCTCTCCGGGGTCACTGGCGACGCGGTTGGCAGCTACGTGCACGGCCTGACGCTGCTGGCGCTCGATAAACCGGCGGAGGCCGCCGAAAAGTTCGCCGCCGCCGCCAAGGCCGGCTTTGACTCTGTCGAAGCCACGCTGAAGCGGGCGGGCGCGATCCGGCTGCAGGGACGCGTTGACGAAGCCGAACAGGTCGTCCGCTCCACCGGCACGGAAGGCGCCCGGCGGGCCGAATACTCGTATCAGATGGGCTGTATTCTCGCCGACCGCGGCGATACGTACGGGGCCATCGAGTACTTCGAACGCGCCGTCGACATGGATCCCCACCACGCCCAGGCGCTCTTCCGCCTGGCCGGCGAGAACGCACTCTACGGCAACGACTCCGAAGCAATCCGTCTGTACGAGCAGTCCCTGAGCAAAGCGCCGTACCATCTGGGCGCCCTGCTCAATCTCGGCCTGCTCTACGAAGACCGGGGCAATTATCCCGCGGCAGCCTTCTGTTTCCGCCGCATTCTCAGCTTCGATCCCGAGCATGCGCGAGCCCGCATGTACATGAAGGACATTGAAGCGACGAGCGACATGTTCTACGACGACGACGTCGCCCGGAATGAAGCTCGCCTGGAACAGCTCCTCAGCCGGCCGGTCACGGATTTCGAGCTGTCGGTTCGCAGCCGCAATTGCCTGGCAAGCATGAACATCATGACTTTGGGCGACCTGACGCGGACCACCGAGAACGACCTGTTGCAGGGCAAGAATTTCGGCGAGACCTCCCTGGTCGAAATTCGCGAACTCATGGCCCAGCATGGGCTGACTGTCGGCCAGAACCTGCAGGCCGTCGCCAAACCCGCCCATGCCCCCGGACTGCCGGTCGGCCTGCCGCTGGAGCTCTCCCCGCAGGAACAGCAGCTTCTCAGCTCGGCCGTGTCCGATCTGCAGCTTTCGGTTCGCGCCCGCAAATGCATGGCCCGACTGCAGATCGCGTCGCTTGGCGAGCTGATCCAGCGATCGCCCGACGATCTGCTCTCGACCAAGAACTTCGGCGTGACCTCGCTGAACGAAATCCGTCAGCAGCTCGCCGAACGCGGGCTGAAGCTCCGCAACGACTGA
- the frr gene encoding ribosome recycling factor, producing MDQDEILLDAEERMDKAARVVHDQLTGLRTGRATSGLVDSIRVDYYGSPTPLKQIATVSVPEPQQILIRPFDAGILNDIAKAIQSSDVGLAPNSDGRVIRLNIPPLSTERRRQLVSRVKDLAEDARVSIRNIRRDANKHADQALKDKLMSEDLHEATKDAIQELTKQYEGKVNALAEAKEKDIMEQ from the coding sequence ATGGACCAGGATGAGATTCTACTGGACGCCGAAGAACGCATGGACAAGGCTGCACGGGTTGTCCACGACCAGTTGACCGGTTTGCGGACCGGACGGGCGACGTCCGGGCTCGTGGATTCCATCCGGGTTGACTACTACGGTTCGCCGACGCCGCTCAAGCAGATCGCCACCGTCAGCGTTCCCGAACCGCAGCAGATCCTGATTCGCCCCTTCGACGCGGGGATTCTGAACGACATTGCGAAGGCGATTCAGTCGAGCGATGTGGGACTGGCTCCGAATTCGGATGGTCGAGTGATTCGACTGAACATCCCCCCCCTCTCGACGGAACGCCGTCGGCAGCTCGTCTCGCGGGTGAAGGACTTGGCCGAAGATGCGCGGGTCTCGATTCGAAACATTCGCCGCGATGCCAACAAGCACGCGGATCAGGCGCTCAAGGACAAGCTGATGAGCGAAGATCTGCACGAAGCGACCAAGGACGCGATTCAAGAGCTGACCAAGCAATATGAGGGTAAGGTCAATGCTCTTGCCGAGGCGAAGGAAAAAGACATCATGGAGCAGTAG